One genomic region from Bactrocera tryoni isolate S06 chromosome 3, CSIRO_BtryS06_freeze2, whole genome shotgun sequence encodes:
- the LOC120769997 gene encoding uncharacterized protein LOC120769997 has translation MFRLIILFNALLILHCRGEYSDTVRLVNDLGQNLGVSTNVIFAFGAAEHFATIAKDLTLPKIIITTNITYEIKHNFDRKILNVVFLADTPILLDQSWHNVVFSALKRLHHTEVLFHWPHEFPPMTDVWLELFTLYWQHGFHNVLVVDVRAQLLSLEPFPELRVVNTTLKAYLHQRNNMWHDLKCHHLRISYIDDPPTTLIFRHPETREWQFDGFTAQIFAAFAQRHNLTIEPWIAQSSNDANKDHICLERLRKRLVDACSDGTSFKVETVTSAPMALHNFYLVVRSAPPLSKLYYFQVPFQPAAWQAIGASICLVIVVTTLLTRLQDGGWHFGRLGLDVWASFLYLGFDLRPMQSRSMRTLMFLTLFIGGFMLCNFYLGYLSSILGKSVYEPQIRTLQDFERSNIMLNEIQYMTLKRYGAAAIVIDRSRIARWEELLKNRNTFDTRYAYLYPDTTYKLLAYQQKFLEYPIMQKLDEPILKVLLAHAFKDDWPLEELFNKHSLDMFDTGLYLRYLMEGNYKSIRLGHVNYAATEGPRVAPLGLEYIAMPALILGFGFGLGFITLLLELLFYKMKQIRVNKAKKAPTHTA, from the coding sequence ATGTTTCGACTCATCATTCTCTTCAACGCCTTACTAATTCTACACTGTCGCGGAGAGTACAGCGATACTGTGCGTCTAGTGAATGATCTGGGTCAAAATTTGGGTGTCAGCACGAACGTCATCTTCGCCTTCGGTGCAGCAGAGCATTTTGCCACCATTGCAAAAGATTTAACCTTGccgaaaattataattacaacaaatataacttacgaaataaaacataatttcgatagaaaaatattgaatgtgGTTTTCTTGGCAGACACGCCAATTTTGTTGGACCAAAGCTGGCACAATGTAGTCTTCAGCGCTCTTAAGCGTTTACATCACACCGAAGTGCTCTTTCACTGGCCACACGAATTCCCGCCAATGACAGATGTATGGTTGGAACTCTTCACGCTTTATTGGCAGCATGGCTTCCACAATGTACTGGTAGTGGATGTCCGAGCTCAACTACTCAGTCTGGAACCATTTCCAGAACTGCGCGTGGTTAACACTACTTTAAAAGCATATCTGCATCAACGTAACAACATGTGGCATGATTTGAAATGTCACCACCTACGCATCTCTTATATAGATGATCCACCAACTACGCTCATATTTCGACACCCGGAAACCAGAGAGTGGCAGTTCGACGGCTTTACGGCACAGATATTTGCCGCATTTGCGCAACGTCACAATCTTACGATCGAGCCTTGGATCGCACAAAGCTCCAACGACGCTAATAAAGATCATATTTGCTTGGAACGACTACGCAAGCGCCTTGTGGATGCTTGTAGTGATGGGACGTCGTTCAAAGTAGAAACCGTAACGAGCGCGCCTATGGCATTACATAACTTTTATTTAGTAGTACGTTCCGCGCCACCACTCTCCAAGCTTTACTACTTTCAAGTGCCCTTTCAACCGGCAGCTTGGCAAGCCATCGGTGCCAGCATCTGTTTGGTAATAGTTGTCACAACGCTCTTGACACGACTGCAGGACGGCGGCTGGCACTTCGGTCGGCTGGGCTTGGATGTCTGGGCTAGCTTTCTATATTTAGGATTTGATCTGCGTCCAATGCAAAGCCGATCGATGCGAACGTTGATGTTTTTAACGCTCTTCATTGGCGGCTTCATGCTCTGCAATTTCTATCTTGGCTATCTCTCGAGCATACTCGGCAAGAGTGTTTATGAGCCACAAATAAGAACGCTACAAGATTTTGAACGCAGCAACATAATGttaaatgaaattcagtatatgaCTTTAAAAAGGTATGGTGCAGCTGCGATTGTCATCGATCGTTCGCGCATTGCCCGCTGGGAAGAACTTCTAAAGAATCGCAACACTTTCGACACCCGCTACGCTTATCTGTACCCAGATACAACATATAAGTTACTTGCataccaacaaaaatttttagaatatcCAATCATGCAGAAATTGGACGAACCGATACTCAAAGTACTGTTAGCACATGCCTTCAAGGACGATTGGCCACTTGAGGAGCTCTTCAACAAACATTCTCTAGATATGTTCGACACCGGACTGTATCTACGGTACCTTATGGAAGGGAACTATAAATCCATACGTTTGGGTCATGTGAATTATGCGGCAACAGAGGGTCCAAGAGTCGCGCCTTTGGGGCTGGAATATATTGCTATGCCAGCGTTAATTTTAGGCTTTGGCTTTGGTTTGGGCTTTATTACGCTGCTGCTGGAATTACTGTTTTATAAGATGAAGCAGATTCGGGTAAATAAAGCTAAAAAAGCACCAACACATACTGCTTAA